In the Drosophila takahashii strain IR98-3 E-12201 chromosome 3R, DtakHiC1v2, whole genome shotgun sequence genome, one interval contains:
- the LOC108058258 gene encoding uncharacterized protein has protein sequence MKVFWLLLLVSYLGAVRGEGNCTICSAWVDRPVCGFNNRCYTSFKSSCEMEMLNCKMPDSYRFTETPFYGHCFRHTVTKCKAYVLLQQVNKVDRSVEMFA, from the exons ATGAAGGTTTTCTGGTTGCTTCTCTTGG TATCGTATTTAGGGGCAGTCAGGGGCGAGGGCAACTGTACGATCTGCTCGGCCTGGGTTGACCGTCCGGTTTGTGGCTTCAACAATCGATGCTACACCAGCTTCAAAAGCTCCtgtgaaatggaaatgttgAATTGCAAAATGCCAGATTCATACA GATTTACAGAGACTCCTTTTTATGGCCATTGCTTTAGGCACACTGTGACAAAATGCAAGGCCTATGTCTTGTTGCAACAGGTGAATAAAGTAGACAGATCCGTGGAAATGTTTGCTTAA